One part of the Parabacteroides sp. FAFU027 genome encodes these proteins:
- a CDS encoding cation diffusion facilitator family transporter produces the protein MNVDRYKIRVQRQIVTVSAFLLVAKFVAYFMTNSVGVFTDAMESIVNVVAEMISLYSLNFASKPRDKDHPFGHGKAETLSASLEGFLIAMAGGIIIYEGVGRLIAPEMPKKLDIGIIIVAAAGLINYLLGWYSIHVGRKHDSIALVAGGKHLQSDTISSIGLVIGLIILNVTKLLWIDGALALLFGGIILVTGVKVLRETIANLLDAADSQMLNVVSETLSKNRKENWIDVHNLKVAKYGGAYHINCDLTLPWYYNIRESHIACDELVDAFGLEFLDRVQLAIHSDPCKPHHCSGCLIESCTQRLHPYRSRIEFTVEQITNSDETNRLAKLNE, from the coding sequence ATGAATGTAGATAGATATAAAATCAGAGTGCAACGTCAGATTGTGACAGTATCCGCGTTTCTGTTGGTTGCAAAATTCGTCGCTTACTTTATGACGAACTCGGTAGGGGTTTTCACCGATGCCATGGAGAGTATTGTGAATGTTGTGGCCGAAATGATCAGTTTGTACAGCCTTAACTTTGCCAGTAAGCCAAGGGATAAAGATCATCCTTTCGGTCATGGTAAGGCGGAAACTTTGTCGGCATCACTTGAGGGTTTCCTGATTGCGATGGCTGGTGGAATAATTATCTATGAAGGAGTGGGTCGTCTGATTGCCCCCGAAATGCCAAAGAAGCTCGATATTGGTATTATTATCGTTGCTGCTGCCGGATTGATTAATTATCTGTTAGGTTGGTATAGTATCCATGTGGGCCGCAAACATGATTCAATCGCTCTTGTGGCGGGAGGGAAGCATTTACAATCGGATACTATTTCATCCATTGGGCTTGTGATTGGTTTGATTATACTGAATGTAACCAAACTGCTTTGGATTGATGGGGCTTTGGCGTTATTATTTGGCGGGATTATTTTGGTGACCGGCGTAAAGGTTCTTCGTGAGACAATTGCAAACCTACTGGATGCCGCCGATTCTCAGATGTTGAATGTGGTTTCGGAGACGTTGTCTAAGAACCGGAAAGAAAACTGGATTGACGTACATAATCTGAAAGTAGCAAAATATGGCGGAGCATATCATATTAATTGTGACCTTACTTTGCCCTGGTATTATAATATAAGAGAGAGTCACATTGCCTGCGATGAACTGGTAGATGCTTTCGGGCTTGAATTCCTTGACCGGGTACAACTGGCTATCCATTCGGACCCTTGTAAACCGCACCATTGTTCAGGATGTCTTATTGAATCGTGTACGCAACGCCTTCATCCATATCGAAGCCGGATAGAATTTACCGTAGAGCAAATAACCAATTCGGATGAGACCAATCGATTGGCAAAATTGAATGAG